From the genome of Nasonia vitripennis strain AsymCx chromosome 1, Nvit_psr_1.1, whole genome shotgun sequence, one region includes:
- the DLC-A gene encoding dynein light chain A isoform X2 has protein sequence MSDRKAVIKNADMSEEMQQDAVDCATQALEKYNIEKDIAAYIKKEFDKKYNPTWHCIVGRNFGSYVTHETRHFIYFYLGQVAILLFKSG, from the exons ATGTCGGACCGCAAGGCAGTGATCAAGAACGCCGATATGTCGGAGGAGATGCAGCAGGACGCCGTCGACTGCGCGACCCAGGCTCTTGAGAAGTACAATATCGAGAAG GATATTGCCGCCTACATCAAGAAGGAGTTTGACAAAAAGTACAACCCTACATGGCACTGTATCGTTGGACGAAACTTTGGCAGTTATGTGACGCATGAAACAAGACACTTCATCTACTTTTATTTAGGCCAGGTGGCTATCCTCTTGTTCAAGAGTGGATAA
- the Atp5e gene encoding ATP synthase subunit epsilon, mitochondrial isoform A (isoform A is encoded by transcript variant A), which produces MSAWRQAGLNYINYSQIAAKLVRQALKAELRVEAAKRDEVNVKFTPWKDGKPAKNL; this is translated from the exons ATGTCGGCGTGGAGGCAAGCAGGTTTGAA CTACATCAACTACTCACAGATCGCTGCCAAGCTTGTACGTCAAGCTCTGAAAGCAGAGCTTCGAGTTGAGGCTGCAAAGCGTGATGAAGTCAATGTCAAATTCACCCCGTGGAAGGATGGAAAGCCAGCCA AAAATCTGTAG
- the LOC100118605 gene encoding protein SREK1IP1, translating into MQMDPEFLARLIPQNKDVRPACKKCGYAGHLTYQCRNFVKVDPNKEIVLDVSSTSSDSDENYITPLTELREKELKKKLKEVKKKKKEKKKKRKKKHKKKESSDSSDSESDNDSSSDSESDSDEDHKKKHKKKKKKSKSKKRKKHRKHSSSDSDDSNSDSDNHSHKKKRK; encoded by the exons ATG CAAATGGATCCAGAGTTCCTTGCAAGGTTGATACCCCAAAACAAAGATGTACGCCCAGCTTGTAAGAAATGTGGTTATGCCGGTCATCTCACCTATCAATGTCGAAACTTTGTCAAAGTTGACCCCAATAAAGAAATCGTCCTCGATGTGAGCAGCACAAGTTCAGATAGTGATGAGAACTACATAACTCCATTGACCGAGTTAAGAGAAAAGGAATTAAAGAAGAAGCTGAAAGaagtgaagaaaaaaaagaaagaaaagaaaaaaaagcgtaAGAAGAAGCATAAGAAGAAAGAATCCAGCGATTCTAGTGATAGTGAAAGTGACAATGACTCTTCATCAGATTCAGAGTCCGACTCTGATGAAGACCACAAAAAGAAacacaaaaagaaaaagaagaagtcaAAGAGCAAAAAACGAAAGAAACATAGAAAACACAGTTCATCTGACAGTGATGATAGTAACAGCGATAGTGATAATCACTCTCAtaagaaaaaacgaaaatgA
- the LOC100118499 gene encoding solute carrier family 35 member E2A — MENHSSIHSYMQVALNADDLSMISAAQAKSYGENASSRNRAETVLASNNKGGLTNPRALLFLILWYIFSGCTLFLNKYILSYMEGDPTILGACQMLMTAVCGFIQMYFPCGMYQASPRLTRPPGFYKHMILVGCTRFMTVVLGLVSLNYVAVSFTETIKSSAPLFTVFISRYLLGEHTGFYVNLSLLPVMGGLALCSANEISFDLRGFVAAMATNLTECLQNVYSKMLISGDSFKYTPAELQFYTSLASVVVQIPASILLVDIPALKHSLDLNLLTAFIMNGIFFHFQSITAYVLMDYISPVTHSVANTAKRAFLIWLSILLFNNPVTGLSALGTFLVIAGVLLYNKAQEYDRLKNLRRRYTSKVNLQ; from the exons ATGGAAAACCACTCCTCCATTCACTCGTACATGCAAGTGGCGCTCAATGCTGATGACTTGTCGATGATCTCGGCCGCCCAGGCAAAGTCGTACGGCGAAAACGCGAGCAGCCGAAACAGGGCGGAAACAGTTTTGGCCAGTAACAACAAGGGCGGCCTGACTAATCCTCGagctttgttatttttaatactatGGTACATATTCAGCGGTTGTACTCTCTTCCTCAACAAGTACATTTTATCGTACATGGAAGGTGACCCAACGATATTAG GTGCTTGTCAAATGTTGATGACTGCGGTATGCGGTTTCATACAAATGTATTTCCCCTGTGGGATGTATCAAGCAAGTCCTCGTTTGACTAGGCCCCCTGGGTTTTACAAGCACATGATACTGGTTGGATGCACCAGATTCATGACTGTAGTATTAGGACTAGTATCATTGAACTATGTTGCTGTAAGTTTTACAGAGACTATCAAGAGTAGTGCTCCACTTTTTACTGTGTTTATAAGCAGATATTTATTAG GTGAACATACAGGTTTTTATGTTAATTTATCTTTATTACCAGTCATGGGAGGCTTGGCCCTTTGTTCTGCAAATGAAATTAGTTTTGATTTGAGAGGATTTGTAGCTGCTATGGCTACAAATTTAACCGAGTGCTTACAAAATGTTTATTCCAAGATGTTGATTAGTGGTGATAGTTTTAAATACAC gcCAGCAGAACTTCAATTTTACACAAGTTTGGCATCTGTGGTAGTTCAAATACCAGCATCAATTTTGTTAGTAGACATTCCAGCCTTGAAGCATTCTCTAGATTTAAATCTACTGACAGCATTCATTATGAAtggtatattttttcattttcaaagtATCACAGCCTATGTACTTATGGATTATATTAGTCCAGTGACTCACAG tgttGCTAACACAGCAAAAAGAGCTTTTTTGATATGGTTATCTATATTGTTGTTCAACAACCCCGTAACTGGTCTTTCAGCACTAGGAACGTTTTTAGTGATTGCTGGAGTTTTGCTATATAACAAAGCTCAAGAGTATGACAGATTAAAAAACCTAAGACGACGATATACATCAAAAGTCAATTTGCAATAA
- the DLC-A gene encoding dynein light chain A isoform X1, whose translation MPAALALRATVKVSRFHAAPRVLKMSDRKAVIKNADMSEEMQQDAVDCATQALEKYNIEKDIAAYIKKEFDKKYNPTWHCIVGRNFGSYVTHETRHFIYFYLGQVAILLFKSG comes from the exons ATGCCGGCTGCTCTGGCCCTGAGGGCGACCGTCAAAGTCTCGCGATTCCACGCAGCCCCCAG AGTACTCAAGATGTCGGACCGCAAGGCAGTGATCAAGAACGCCGATATGTCGGAGGAGATGCAGCAGGACGCCGTCGACTGCGCGACCCAGGCTCTTGAGAAGTACAATATCGAGAAG GATATTGCCGCCTACATCAAGAAGGAGTTTGACAAAAAGTACAACCCTACATGGCACTGTATCGTTGGACGAAACTTTGGCAGTTATGTGACGCATGAAACAAGACACTTCATCTACTTTTATTTAGGCCAGGTGGCTATCCTCTTGTTCAAGAGTGGATAA
- the Atp5e gene encoding ATP synthase subunit epsilon, mitochondrial isoform B (isoform B is encoded by transcript variant B): MSAWRQAGLNYINYSQIAAKLVRQALKAELRVEAAKRDEVNVKFTPWKDGKPANEKF, translated from the exons ATGTCGGCGTGGAGGCAAGCAGGTTTGAA CTACATCAACTACTCACAGATCGCTGCCAAGCTTGTACGTCAAGCTCTGAAAGCAGAGCTTCGAGTTGAGGCTGCAAAGCGTGATGAAGTCAATGTCAAATTCACCCCGTGGAAGGATGGAAAGCCAGCCA ATGAAAAGTTTTAA
- the LOC100116659 gene encoding guanine nucleotide exchange factor MSS4 homolog: MADNDNSIDPKKDAEGKNAEVIYCAYCPSKILNPGAATFVNIDFALPHMLRKRDEDTDKREPISDYWLVDEINNFENIGVSHKVENVKYLACADCEKGPVGWHDLATFRSYIALSRVKHQKPSS; this comes from the exons ATGGCAGACAACGATAACTCCATCGACCCCAAAAAAGATGCCGAAGGAAAAAATGCCGAGGTTATTTACTGCGCGTACTGCCCTTCCAAAATACTCAATCCTGGAGCAGCCACTTTTGTAAATATCGAT tttgcCTTACCTCACATGCTGAGAAAACGTGATGAGGACACTGACAAGAGAGAACCAATAAGCGACTACTGGTTGGTTGAtgaaatcaataattttgaGAATATTGGGGTATCTCACAAAGTCGAAAATGTCAAGTACTTAGCGTGTGCTGACTGTGAAAAAGGTCCAGTTGGTTGGCACGATTTAGCAACATTCCGCTCTTACATAGCTCTGAGTAGAGTTAAACATCAGAAGCCGAGTTCATAA
- the Th1 gene encoding negative elongation factor D, which translates to MEPSFGEEHSNWEDMNRGDDISGEDPSENPQQVLKECLDKFNTPDYIMEPGIFTQLKRYFQAGGNPETVIELLSKNYTACAQMANLLAEWLILAGVKVTDVQAMVENNLKDMILKTFDPKKADKIFTEEGETPAWLTEMIQHPTWRSLIYRLAEEYPDCLMLNFTIKLISDAGFQGEITSISTAAQQIEVFSRVLKTAIAGFLRNTENWQSSIQECAKMVCHGQHTYVYSQVLLHILAQEPKGGFMMKRLSQEITKCAQQSRHDVTPITMALNGAAGSPAACQALASMLSRNNLNPADITVLFRNYSLPEPPPTELIRNPQFLELLVDALFKPGVKINPEHKSKYIYLLAYAASVYETAAKKGVQRKVNKDDLKTTIQAIEKVHNTCNTNKGSTELIAEINTLYQCIRFPVVSVGVIRWVECTVTEPSYFKLCTEHCPIHLALLDEVVACHNLLHPKVLRLLIQLFESKQDELEILVQLEMKKMLIDRMVNLLSRGCVVPVVSYIKQCWQRGDTDISLIRYFVTEVLEAIAPPYSGEFIQLFLPMVENEEITGSMRGDGDNDLVSEFIIYCKAQSPIAGR; encoded by the exons ATGGAACCTAGTTTTGGAGAAGAGCATTCCAATTGGGAAGATATGAATCGTGGGGATGATATAAGTGGTGAGGATCCATCAGAGAATCCTCAACAGGTCCTTAAGGAATGTCTTGATAAATTTAACACTCCAGATTATATTATGGAACCTGGTATTTTTACACAGCTTAAAAG gtATTTCCAAGCTGGAGGTAATCCAGAAACGGTCATAGAACtgttatcaaaaaattatacagcATGTGCACAGATGGCAAATCTTTTAGCTGAATGGCTCATTTTAGCTGGGGTAAAAGTCACAGATGTTCAAGCTATGGTAGAAAATAATCTTAAGGATATGATACTCAAAACTTTTGACCCTAAGAAAGctgataaaatttttacagaagAGGGAGAG ACACCAGCATGGTTGACAGAGATGATTCAACATCCCACATGGAGATCACTTATATATAGACTTGCTGAAGAATATCCTGATTGCTTAATGTTGAATTTCACTATAAAA CTTATTTCTGATGCTGGCTTTCAAGGAGAAATCACAAGTATCTCGACTGCAGCTCAGCAAATTGAAGTATTTTCCAGAGTACTCAAAACTGCTATTGCAGGCTTCCTTCGAAATACTGAAAATTGGCAATCAAGTATTCAAGAATGTGCC aaaatggTCTGCCATGGTCAACACACTTATGTCTACAGTCAAGTTTTACTGCATATATTGGCTCAAGAACCTAAAGGTGGTTTTATGATGAAAAGATTGTCCCAAGAAATTACCAAATGTGCTCAACAAAG TCGACATGATGTTACCCCTATAACGATGGCGCTTAATGGTGCTGCAGGAAGCCCAGCTGCTTGTCAAGCATTAGCCTCTATGTTGTCACGAAATAATTTAAATCCTGCTGATATTACAGTTCTATTTAGAAATTATTCACTGCCAGAACCACCTCCTACGGAACTTATAAGAAATCCACAATTTTTAG AATTATTAGTGGATGCTCTATTCAAACCAGGAGTCAAAATTAACCCTGAACATAAATCAAAATACATTTACTTGTTAGCTTACGCGGCTAGTGTTTATGAAACGGCCGCGAAAAAAGGAGTTCAAAGAAAAGTTAACAAGGATGACCTGAAGACAACTATTCAAGCAATTGAAAAAGTCCACAACACGTGTAACACTAACAAAGGCTCAACAGAACTTATAGCAGAGATAAATACTTTATATCAATGTATAAG GTTTCCAGTGGTTAGTGTAGGAGTTATTAGATGGGTGGAATGCACTGTAACAGAACCATCCTATTTCAAACTGTGTACAGAACATTGTCCTATTCATTTAGCTTTACTTGATGAAGTGGTGGCCTGTCATAATTTACTGCATCCAAAAGTGCTTCGATTGCTTATTCAACTGTTTGAAAGCAAGCAAGATGAATTGGAAATTTTGGTTCAATTagagatgaaaaaaatgttgattgaTAGGATGGTAAATCTACTTAGCAGAGGATGTGTTGTTCCTGTAGTTTCATATATAAAGCAGTGCTGGCAACGAGGAGACACAGATATATCTTTAATAAGATATTTTGTCACAGAG GTACTGGAAGCCATCGCGCCACCTTATTCAGGGgaatttattcaattatttttacctatggttgaaaatgaagaaatcACTGGATCTATGAGAGGAGATGGTGACAATGATTTGGTTTCGGAATTCATTA TATATTGTAAAGCCCAAAGTCCCATTGCTGGAAGATAA
- the LOC100118535 gene encoding uncharacterized protein LOC100118535 (The RefSeq protein has 2 substitutions compared to this genomic sequence), with translation MELLEFFNREESKYADLYSELLSDSSIFNDNAENVDQVEKSIITAINNRLERAATHCQGLNLLANFSSKISKESLIKYFPHWSTKITQILTNAQSGSQEFTAVCRAIGAVFVSCKQVPELDKRVSIYSIKQIIGIINTRYSQEKNVALINLLVVLLYHYPESCARFQASFSQIISSCIDESKTHLISSGAKCYSLLVRAVERLFVHSSKDTVVILPDNSTASCHVYHQINLCNNLYGIIDDLFQDLVTTSAELPYELEHSHNINILQLSKLLCHDILDYYTALENRFANICTFLSTLLRVGGSKGKKFVLPNVVLQVICRGLAITPANLQKGSKDNKDILLWILPKLHCSLLNVLEALINSFQQELLPYAHTIQQLILQTLEWTHQSSYKSAKXIRLQSYRILTVWLQQTRSLSGFQLVADDFLVHIQKDLLPPNKNVVLLSTKKSENSSKTKTRKEQFKESKSVKDYSHNADSSICNSVDLSLCSQVLSTIQSIFSHVNCYLKQSFYDSVRNTVVLLLYEQYVQKVSISVSKANIEYRLQLLKTLRILQTYGHVSTPSPTSHAIKLFGIAISQETNPAIVEEASLGLAETRHIVHPSAPTLVLLREVQEPESQQETQTSEIFEFVRSEAAQEVVNNKSDDNHPTHQFKRPRIEENKKENSPVQSWNATNSITIADSKNDENRPSLEKKAEENSQCEASLLTKKSKENESNENGLNEKEEKDAEPKTPITAENSIGEDKIKETPVVNIELDAEDHEMMTAFCDVES, from the exons ATGGAGCTGTTGGAGTTTTTTAATCGGGAGGAGAGCAAATACGCGGACCTGTACAGCGAATTGCTGTCGGATTCGAGTATCTTCAACGACAACGCAGAAAAT GTGGACCAGGTGGAGAAGAGCATTATTACTGCTATAAATAATAGACTCGAGCGAGCAGCCACTCACTGCCAAGGTCTGAACTTGCTGGCCAACTTCTCGTCCAAAATTTCCAAGGAGAGCTTGATAAAGTATTTTCCGCACTGGAGCACCAAGATTACCCAGATACTGACCAATGCGCAGAGCGGCTCTCAAGAATTTACAGCTGTGTGCAGAGCTATCGGTGCTGTATTTGTCAGTTGCAAACAAGTGCCGGAACTTGACAAGAGAGTTTCCATATATAGCATTAAACAGATAATAGGAATTATCAATACTAGGTATTCTCAGGAGAAGAATGTAGCCTTGATCAATTTACTTGTGGTGCTGTTGTATCATTACCCAGAATCTTGTGCGCGCTTTCAG gcCTCTTTTAGCCAAATTATTTCATCGTGTATAGATGAGAGCAAGACTCATCTGATCTCTTCTGGTGCCAAATGTTATTCTCTGTTGGTGAGAGCAGTTGAACGTTTGTTTGTTCACTCATCAAAAGACACTGTAGTTATTTTACCTGATAATAGCACAGCAAGTTGTCATGTTTATCATCAAATAAACTTGTGCAACAATCTCTATGGTATAATAGATGATTTATTTCAAGATCTTGTGACAACATCTGCTGAGTTACCGTACGAGCTTGAACACTCTCACAATATCAATATTTTGCAATTATCCAAGCTACTCTGCCATGACATACTTGACTATTATACTGCTCTTGAAAACAGATTTGCTAACATCTGCACTTTTTTGTCTACATTACTGAG GGTTGGTGGGAGCAAAGGAAAGAAATTTGTACTGCCCAATGTAGTATTGCAAGTCATATGCAGAGGGTTGGCAATAACTCCTGcaaatttacaaaaaggtaGCAAAGACAACAAAGACATACTTTTATGGATACTGCCAAAATTGCACTGCAGTCTGTTAAATGTTCTTGAAGCTCTGATTAACAG TTTTCAGCAAGAATTATTACCATATGCCCATACCATTCAACAGCTTATCTTGCAAACATTGGAGTGGACCCATCAATCATCTTATAAATCTGCAAAAAATATAAGGTTGCAATCTTATCGAATACTGACAGTATGGTTACAGCAGACAAGATCATTATCTGGTTTCCAATTGGTAGCTGATGATTTCCTTGTACACATACAGAAGGATCTTTTGCCTCCCAATAAGAATGTTCTATTATTATCTACAAAg AAATCTGAAAATTCTTCAAAAACAAAGACCAGAAAAGAACAATTCAAAGAATCCAAGAGTGTGAAGGATTATAGCCACAATGCCGACTCAAGTATTTGTAACAGTGTAGACCTTAGTCTATGTTCGCAAGTTCTCTCCACAATACAATCTATTTTCTCACACGTGAACTGTTATCTTAAACAATCGTTCTATGAT AGCGTAAGAAATACGGTAGTCTTGCTTTTATACGAACAATACGTACAAAAAGTTTCCATTTCAGTTAGCAAAGCCAATATAGAGTACAGACTGCAACTTTTGAAAACTTTACGTATTTTACAAACGTACGGTCACGTGTCAACGCCGAGTCCTACATCGCATGCGATTAAACTTTTTGGAATAGCCATATCCCAAGAAACAAATCCAGCTATTGTAGAGGAGGCAAGCCTTGGTTTAGCCGAAACTCGTCATATAGTTCATCCTTCTGCACCTACGTTAGTGCTCTTACGCGAAGTGCAAGAGCCCGAGTCACAACAGGAGACGCAAACAagtgaaatttttgaattcgTTAGATCAGAAGCTGCTCAGgaagttgtaaataataaatcagaCGATAATCATCCAACACATCAATTTAAACGGCCTAGaatagaagaaaataaaaaagagaatTCTCCCGTTCAATCGTGGAATGCAACGAATTCGATAACTATTGCAGATAGTAAAAATGACGAAAACAGACCAAGTTTAGAAAAGAAAGCAGAAGAAAATTCTCAATGTGAGGCTTCGCTTTTAAcgaaaaaatcaaaagaaaacgAGAGCAATGAAAATGGGCTAAatgagaaagaagaaaaagatgcTGAACCCAAGACTCCTATTACTGCTGAAAATTCTATAGGAgaagataaaataaaagaaacgcCTGTTGTAAATATAGAATTAGATGCTGAAGATCATGAAATGATGACAGCATTTTGTGATGTAGAGTCTTGA
- the LOC100116523 gene encoding U1 small nuclear ribonucleoprotein 70 kDa gives MTQFLPPNLLALFAPRDPIPYLPPVNKLPHEKKSAGYVGLGAFLNNFEDPKDTPPPVRVETREERLERRRRERNEQVAYKLEQEIAVWDPASIPNVTVDPFKTLFVARINYDTSESKLRREFEVYGPVKKIVVIHNSINGKPRGYAFIEYEHERDMHSAYKHADGKKIDGRRVLVDVERARTVKGWLPRRLGGGLGGTRRGGPDVNIKHSGREDNERERERYRLEREREAIRGADRDRDRDRIDRERRRSRDRKRRSRSRSRDRKRRRSRERLPEPEIEELERPRERRDRERDRGERDRKRRRSRSNDRDRRREKRERDRDRGERRERKERPDRAERGADEDVKDIRIKEEPLDDYPDYNMYFAQVKYEEDADQPEEKYRIPENQRPDQPNNYNYDSVHQDY, from the exons ATGACGCAGTTTTTGCCGCCTAACTTGTTGGCACTCTTCGCGCCTCGCGATCCCATACCATATTTACCTCCAGTCAACAAATTACCTCACGAGAAGAAGAGTGCTGGCTATGTCGGCTTGGGTGCGTTCCTCAATAACTTTGAG GATCCCAAAGACACACCTCCACCTGTGCGTGTAGAGACTCGCGAAGAAAGGTTAGAAAGAAGAAGGAGGGAGCGCAATGAACAAGTTGCATACAAACTAGAACAGGAGATTGCAGTATGGGACCCTGCGAGCATTCCCAATGTTACTGTCGATCCCTTCAAAACACTCTTTGTAGCCAGAATA AACTACGATACATCTGAATCCAAGTTGAGAAGAGAATTTGAAGTTTATGGACCTGTAAAAAAG atcgTTGTGATACACAATTCAATAAATGGAAAACCACGTGGATACGCCTTTATTGAGTATGAACATGAAAGGGACATGCATT CCGCTTATAAGCATGCCGATGGTAAGAAAATAGACGGTCGTCGAGTGTTGGTGGATGTTGAGAGGGCGAGGACCGTGAAGGGCTGGTTACCAAGAAGACTAGGCGGCGGACTTGGTGGCACAAGACGAGGCGGACCAGACGTCAATATCAAACACTCCGGACGCGAGGATAACGAGCGCGAGAGGGAACGCTACCGACtggagcgcgagcgcgaagcCATACGCGGCGCCGACAGGGACAG GGACAGGGACAGAATCGACAGAGAACGTCGGCGCTCGCGCGACAGGAAGCGTCGTTCTAGGAGTAGATCTCGAGACCGTAAACGACGTAGGTCGCGAGAGCGCTTACCCGAGCCGGAGATCGAGGAACTCGAGCGTCCACGCGAGCGAAGAGACCGCGAGCGAGACAGAGGTGAGCGCGACCGCAAGCGACGCAGGTCTAGGTCTAACGATCGGGACCGCCGTCGCGAAAAGCGGGAACGGGACCGCGATCGGGGCGAACGCAGAGAGCGCAAGGAACGACCTGATCGCGCTGAGAGGGGAGCCGACGAGGATGTCAAGGATATCAGAATCAAAGAGGAGCCGCTCGATG ACTATCCTGATTACAATATGTATTTCGCTCAAGTGAAATACGAGGAAGACGCGGATCAGCCCGAGGAGAAGTACAGGATTCCCGAGAATCAGCGTCCTGATCAGCCTAATAACTACAATTACGATTCGGTTCATCAAGATTACTAA
- the LOC100118570 gene encoding activating signal cointegrator 1, with the protein MNKGRKNSNQRGKKGLKGKSNLSDEITRTLCDCEATKHSLVNNCINCGRIVCLSEGPGPCFFCGHMVTYENEPLRHLKLTKESNNKNKRSPDNKNIQEPDASATLRLRDKLLEFDKNCASRTSVIDDECDYYQANNLWLTKEQREQWKKLENATHKQKHKSRLLQKLSVDFTGRVHEEQEDPLELFNNMNSIQDNRHFDFKSPYPQDNHFETLKGPVYIGHSLPSSGIEREEDFNHINTRIQDKGYLEISDQGVCLSMHQPYASLLVRGIKKTEGRTWYTSHRGRLWIASAAKEPTPQEIASLEEMHRLSTDEEIQFPKSYPTGCLIGCVNVVDVLSQEEYDKLYPDNKVDSPYIFICDNYFELPMKYPIQGKHKIYKLDSVIHRAALNCLEKAMQMSRNAN; encoded by the coding sequence atgaataaaggCAGGAAAAATAGTAATCAGAGAGGTAAGAAAGGCTTAAAAGGCAAGTCAAATTTATCAGATGAAATCACTCGAACACTGTGTGACTGTGAAGCAACAAAACATTCACTTGTCAACAACTGCATTAATTGTGGAAGAATCGTATGTCTAAGTGAAGGGCCTGGACCATGCTTTTTTTGTGGACACATGGTCACTTATGAAAACGAGCCATTGCGACATTTAAAGTTAACAAAAGAGtcgaataacaaaaataaacgatctCCTGACAATAAAAATATCCAAGAGCCTGATGCTTCGGCAACTTTGAGATTGAGAGACAAATTACTGGAGTTTGATAAAAACTGTGCTAGCAGAACAAGTGTGATTGACGATGAATGTGATTACTACCAAGCTAATAACCTTTGGTTGACCAAAGAGCAGCGAGAGCAGTggaaaaaattagaaaatgcCACTCACAAGCAGAAGCACAAATCTCGTTTGTTACAGAAACTGTCTGTAGATTTCACTGGCAGGGTGCATGAAGAGCAAGAGGATCCTCTAGAACTGTTCAACAACATGAATAGTATTCAAGATAATAGGCATTTTGATTTTAAGTCTCCTTATCCACAGGATAACCACTTTGAAACTTTGAAGGGACCTGTATACATTGGCCATAGTTTACCTTCAAGTGGTATTGAAAGAGAAGAAGATTTCAATCATATAAATACTCGTATTCAAGATAAAGGATACTTGGAGATATCCGATCAAGGAGTATGTTTAAGTATGCATCAGCCATATGCTTCATTATTAGTTAGAGGTATCAAGAAAACAGAAGGTCGCACATGGTACACCTCTCATAGAGGCAGACTTTGGATAGCTTCAGCAGCAAAAGAGCCGACTCCTCAGGAGATAGCATCATTGGAAGAGATGCACAGGCTTTCAACAGATGAAGAAATTCAATTTCCTAAATCTTATCCTACTGGCTGCTTAATTGGGTGTGTTAATGTTGTTGACGTTTTATCACAAGAGGAGTATGACAAGCTTTATCCAGATAACAAAGTTGATAGTccttacatttttatttgtgATAATTATTTCGAGTTACCCATGAAATATCCTATACAAGGGAAACACAAAATATATAAGTTGGATTCAGTGATTCATAGAGCAGCGTTAAACTGTTTGGAAAAAGCAATGCAAATGTCAAGGAATGCCAATTAG